Proteins encoded together in one Coffea arabica cultivar ET-39 chromosome 2c, Coffea Arabica ET-39 HiFi, whole genome shotgun sequence window:
- the LOC113727257 gene encoding cytochrome P450 87A3-like, translated as MLFACAIIALIIVLFSHWVYRWRNPKCNGVLPPGSMGLPIIGETIQYFTPYASDDIPPFVQKRAARYGPIFRTSIVGQPIIVSTDADVNYRVFQQEGNAFQIWYTQSLFQIIGKQSVVAHHGDFHKYLKSLTFKFVSPEALREKLIYEMDESTQESLRSWSKLGKLDAKDGTAELVFKYAAKKMLGYEESKDQQKLRDSYKAFMDGLISFPLNIPGTPFHACLQGRKKAMKVIHDIFEKKRSGNDAAANDYDFADHLLEEIKKEDTFLNEEIARDLVFLFLFAAHETTSTALTVALRYLDGHPRVMAELKREHENILKLRETKDSAVSWKEYKSMTFTHMVINETVRLANIAPGILRKVVKEVEVKGYTIPAGWTIMVCPPSVHLDPNLYENPLEFNPWRWEGKELHAGSKSFMAFAGGTRLCVGADYAKVQMSIFLHYLVTKYTWRVINGAERIRTPTGIRFPKGLNIEISENK; from the exons ATGTTGTTTGCTTGTGCTATCATTGCTCTCATTATTGTGCTTTTCAGCCACTGGGTATATAGGTGGAGAAACCCCAAGTGCAACGGGGTATTACCACCAGGTTCGATGGGACTGCCAATTATAGGAGAAACAATTCAGTACTTCACCCCTTATGCATCAGATGATATTCCACCATTCGTACAAAAAAGAGCGGCTAG GTACGGGCCAATTTTTCGCACGAGTATAGTTGGGCAGCCAATCATTGTATCAACTGATGCTGACGTCAACTACCGTGTCTTCCAGCAAGAAGGTAATGCTTTCCAAATTTGGTATACTCAGAGTCTCTTCCAGATAATTGGGAAACAAAGTGTAGTTGCCCATCATGGAGACTTCCACAAGTACCTCAAGAGCTTAACGTTCAAGTTTGTTAGCCCCGAAGCCTTAAGAGAGAAGCTAATATATGAAATGGATGAGAGCACTCAAGAATCTCTAAGATCTTGGAGTAAACTTGGAAAATTAGATGCTAAAGATGGAACTGCAGAG TTGGTATTTAAATATGCTGCCAAGAAGATGCTTGGCTATGAAGAAAGCAAGGATCAGCAAAAATTGAGAGACAGTTATAAGGCATTCATGGATGGCTTGATCTCGTTTCCTCTCAACATCCCTGGAACACCATTCCATGCTTGCTTACAA GGACGCAAGAAAGCAATGAAGGTCATCCACGACATCTTTGAGAAGAAGCGCTCAGGCAATGATGCAGCTGCGAATGACTATGACTTTGCGGACCATTTACTCGaggaaataaagaaagaagacacttttttgaatgaagaaattgcGAGGGACCTGGTATTTTTGTTTCTGTTTGCTGCCCATGAAACGACTTCAACAGCTTTGACTGTGGCCTTGAGGTATCTAGATGGCCATCCACGGGTTATGGCTGAACTAAAG AGAGAGCATGAAAATATTCTTAAACTGCGAGAAACAAAAGATTCTGCTGTTTCATGGAAAGAGTACAAATCTATGACTTTCACGCACATG GTTATAAATGAAACAGTTAGGCTTGCAAATATTGCCCCTGGGATTTTGCGCAAAGTTGTCAAGGAAGTTGAAGTAAAAG GTTATACAATTCCTGCTGGCTGGACGATAATGGTTTGTCCACCATCTGTTCATTTGGATCCTAATCTATATGAAAACCCCCTTGAATTTAATCCATGGCGATGGGAG GGCAAAGAATTACATGCGGGATCAAAAAGTTTCATGGCATTTGCTGGTGGTACGAGGCTTTGTGTTGGTGCTGACTATGCAAAGGTGCAGATGTCAATTTTTCTGCATTACTTGGTCACAAAATACAC CTGGAGAGTTATCAACGGAGCAGAGAGAATCCGGACACCTACTGGTATTCGTTTTCCCAAGGGATTGAATATTGAGATTTCAGAGAACAAATAG